From one Deinococcus detaillensis genomic stretch:
- a CDS encoding S66 family peptidase, producing the protein MTPQFIRPAALKSGDKVAALSLSSGFVTEVMHRYEAGKRQIESAFGWQIVPAPNALRGEEYLYRNPQARADDLHWALENPEIAGLLSVIGGDDSVRLLPYLNLELICAHPKVFMGFSDASIILMQFLRAGVHAFYGPALLTDLAENGGIHPDVARGVSQAAIAAVPFTVQPNSTWTEQRQAWLPELQETPRQFASSEGWTWLQGERPAEGHLIGGCLEVLDMLNGTSGWPEPELWYGAILAFETSEDVPPPAQVGYWLRNFAVQGILQNAAGLVWARPRGYTPQMVQDLYGWIKKVLWEAGREDLPVLANVEFGHTSPQLTLPLGARAKLDPVAGTFSVLESAVS; encoded by the coding sequence ATGACACCCCAGTTTATTCGCCCCGCCGCACTCAAATCTGGCGACAAAGTGGCAGCTCTCAGCTTATCCAGTGGCTTTGTAACCGAGGTGATGCACCGCTATGAAGCCGGCAAGCGCCAAATAGAAAGCGCGTTTGGCTGGCAAATCGTGCCCGCACCCAACGCTCTTCGCGGCGAAGAATATCTATACCGCAATCCGCAGGCCCGCGCCGACGATCTGCACTGGGCGCTGGAAAACCCTGAAATTGCTGGACTGCTGAGCGTCATTGGCGGTGACGACAGTGTGCGGCTGCTGCCGTATCTGAATTTGGAGCTGATTTGCGCTCATCCCAAAGTGTTTATGGGCTTTTCGGATGCCAGCATCATCCTGATGCAGTTTCTGCGGGCCGGTGTTCACGCTTTTTACGGCCCCGCCCTGCTCACTGACTTGGCCGAAAATGGCGGTATCCACCCCGACGTGGCGCGGGGTGTGAGCCAAGCGGCGATAGCAGCTGTGCCGTTTACCGTCCAGCCCAACTCGACTTGGACGGAGCAGCGCCAAGCGTGGCTGCCGGAGTTGCAAGAAACCCCGCGCCAATTTGCGTCCTCTGAGGGCTGGACGTGGTTGCAAGGCGAGCGGCCCGCCGAGGGCCACTTGATCGGCGGCTGTTTGGAAGTGCTGGATATGCTGAACGGCACGTCTGGTTGGCCGGAGCCGGAGCTGTGGTACGGAGCAATTCTGGCTTTTGAAACCAGCGAAGACGTGCCGCCGCCTGCTCAGGTCGGCTACTGGCTGCGGAATTTTGCCGTGCAGGGCATCTTGCAAAATGCCGCTGGCTTGGTGTGGGCGCGGCCTAGAGGCTACACGCCCCAGATGGTGCAAGACCTTTACGGCTGGATCAAAAAGGTGCTGTGGGAAGCGGGGCGAGAAGACTTGCCGGTGTTGGCGAACGTGGAGTTCGGCCACACCAGCCCGCAACTTACTTTGCCACTGGGAGCGCGGGCAAAGCTCGACCCGGTGGCGGGAACGTTCAGCGTGTTGGAGAGCGCAGTGAGTTAG
- a CDS encoding DUF5639 domain-containing protein: MPILKLSAADQTLVASGDTDLLEIYESLPAGLYPPFPPVELPGGLNGLLIRGGFAQNFFFAGEILGVTFQAPSGRTIKAGGQVVKNVQGYDLTRLFVGSFGLLGVAQEVTLRLRPGLAARHVSRPGAMANLSPGRARFIWEVEGRTHLMHFGHAREVAAVLAEFGGEEVSAPLDLRSLFAAGMSPGDGGPVRDLRFGWLSGLAQPDVPPLFQKVAAAL; the protein is encoded by the coding sequence ATGCCCATTCTCAAACTCAGCGCCGCCGACCAAACTTTAGTTGCCAGTGGAGACACCGATCTGCTGGAGATTTATGAATCGCTTCCGGCTGGCCTGTATCCGCCCTTTCCGCCAGTGGAACTGCCCGGCGGCTTAAACGGCCTGCTCATTCGTGGCGGGTTCGCTCAGAACTTTTTTTTTGCGGGCGAAATTTTGGGTGTCACTTTTCAGGCTCCCAGCGGACGCACCATCAAAGCGGGCGGACAAGTCGTCAAGAACGTGCAAGGCTACGACCTCACGCGGTTGTTTGTCGGCTCGTTCGGGCTGCTGGGCGTTGCTCAAGAAGTCACCTTGCGGCTTCGGCCCGGTTTGGCCGCACGCCATGTCAGCCGGCCAGGGGCGATGGCCAACCTCTCCCCTGGCCGCGCCCGCTTTATCTGGGAAGTGGAAGGCCGCACCCACCTGATGCACTTCGGCCACGCCCGGGAGGTGGCCGCCGTACTGGCCGAGTTCGGCGGCGAAGAGGTCAGCGCCCCGCTCGATCTGCGCTCCCTGTTTGCTGCTGGGATGAGTCCGGGCGATGGCGGCCCGGTGCGCGACTTGCGTTTCGGCTGGCTGAGCGGCCTAGCGCAGCCGGACGTGCCGCCCCTCTTTCAGAAGGTGGCGGCAGCGCTGTAA
- the glcF gene encoding glycolate oxidase subunit GlcF gives MNHDIPVSQIGPQGEIMAHAIEACVHCGFCLPACPTYALLGDEMDSPRGRIFLMKEVLEGGLPLFDAAPHLDRCLGCMGCVTACPSGVPYGELITSFRGWSEPQRYRSAFDKAKRVAILKALPAPKLFSVAARIGQYAKPFALLLPDALKSPLDLLPEHVPAMLDLPKFTPAQGTKRARVAFLVGCAQQALAPNFNAATLRVLARNGAEVIIPEGQGCCGAAALHTGARNEALKLARNNIAAFNPDEYDAILSNAAGCGAGLREYPEVLHGLPDEAAAKKLAAKVMDISTFLARLSEDGGLEPFIPASKPIKIAYHDACHLAHAQGIRAEPRALLKLIPNVSLLEVPEGDLCCGSAGTYNLEQPELATQLGERKARNVLSTQPDMVASGNIGCHTQIQSHLRRQGSGVPIHHTIEILDMAYQGLL, from the coding sequence ATGAACCATGACATTCCCGTCAGCCAGATCGGGCCGCAGGGCGAAATCATGGCCCACGCCATCGAGGCCTGCGTCCACTGCGGCTTTTGCCTGCCCGCTTGCCCCACCTACGCGCTGCTGGGCGACGAGATGGACAGTCCACGCGGGCGCATCTTTTTGATGAAAGAAGTGCTGGAAGGCGGGCTGCCGCTGTTTGACGCTGCACCGCACCTCGACCGCTGCCTCGGCTGTATGGGCTGCGTCACGGCTTGCCCCAGTGGAGTGCCCTACGGCGAACTGATCACCAGTTTTCGCGGCTGGAGCGAACCACAGCGCTACAGAAGCGCTTTTGACAAAGCCAAGCGCGTGGCCATTTTGAAGGCGCTTCCGGCTCCAAAGTTGTTCAGCGTGGCCGCCAGAATCGGCCAGTACGCCAAGCCGTTCGCGCTGCTGCTGCCCGATGCACTCAAATCGCCGCTCGATCTGTTGCCCGAACATGTTCCGGCCATGCTGGATTTGCCGAAGTTCACGCCAGCGCAGGGAACGAAACGGGCCAGAGTCGCCTTTCTCGTCGGCTGCGCTCAGCAGGCCCTCGCGCCCAACTTCAACGCCGCCACGCTGCGAGTGCTGGCCCGCAACGGCGCGGAAGTGATCATTCCGGAAGGTCAGGGCTGCTGCGGAGCGGCGGCGCTGCATACCGGCGCAAGGAACGAGGCTTTGAAACTCGCCCGCAACAACATCGCGGCCTTCAACCCCGATGAGTACGACGCCATTCTCAGCAACGCGGCGGGCTGCGGGGCGGGCCTGCGCGAATACCCCGAGGTGCTGCACGGCCTCCCCGACGAGGCGGCGGCCAAAAAGCTGGCAGCCAAGGTCATGGACATCAGCACTTTTCTGGCAAGGTTAAGCGAGGACGGCGGGCTGGAGCCGTTCATACCCGCTTCCAAGCCGATCAAGATCGCTTACCACGACGCTTGCCACCTCGCCCACGCGCAGGGTATCCGCGCCGAACCCCGCGCCTTGCTGAAACTGATCCCCAACGTGAGCTTGTTGGAAGTGCCGGAGGGTGATCTGTGTTGCGGCTCAGCGGGCACCTACAACTTAGAGCAGCCCGAACTCGCCACCCAGCTCGGTGAGCGCAAGGCCAGAAATGTGCTGTCAACGCAGCCGGACATGGTCGCCAGCGGCAATATCGGCTGCCACACCCAGATTCAAAGTCACCTCAGACGGCAAGGCAGCGGGGTGCCGATTCACCACACCATCGAGATTTTGGACATGGCCTATCAGGGGCTGCTGTGA
- a CDS encoding FAD-binding oxidoreductase — translation MSLFNRRKPEKLALTANSPVSKPRSTEAPSSPLALELTRLLGPQKVLSAYAERLNYRYDAILVGETPLCVVLPETTADVVAAVRAAKAAGVPIVGRGAASGLSGGAAPLQESLVISFTRMTKLTIYPQQREARAQAGVITLAVSEQARPHGLIYPPDPASFRTSTIGGNLGENAGGPMCFKYGVSGDYVRALEFVDVDGGVHELRRDAFDLAGLLIGSEGTLGLITEATLRLTPPPRFTRTLMSHFAEVGQAAEAVSQAIAAGAVPAKLEFMDRACTNAVEDYLQIGLPREAEAVLLVDTDGDDLATVEEELALVEAACQDHGGTVRRAADDTESAALWRARRSISPALGRIRPQRMNEDIVVPRSVLAEVVREIRALGEASGFRLVQFGHIGDGNLHPNILFDPRTESSEKVHELAYQVAQVAIRHGGVLSGEHGIGAMKRDFMRDAVDAVTLEALWDVKRALDPEGMLNPGKILP, via the coding sequence GTGAGTCTGTTTAACAGACGGAAACCGGAAAAATTAGCTCTGACGGCCAACTCGCCCGTCAGCAAACCGCGTTCCACCGAAGCGCCGAGCAGTCCGCTGGCCTTAGAGCTGACCCGCTTGCTGGGGCCACAAAAAGTGCTGAGCGCTTACGCTGAGCGCCTCAACTACCGCTACGACGCCATTTTGGTCGGCGAGACGCCCCTATGCGTGGTGCTGCCAGAAACCACCGCCGACGTGGTGGCAGCGGTACGGGCCGCCAAAGCCGCTGGCGTGCCGATCGTCGGGCGTGGCGCGGCCAGCGGCCTCTCCGGCGGAGCCGCGCCGCTGCAAGAGTCGCTGGTCATTTCATTTACCCGCATGACCAAACTCACCATTTACCCCCAGCAGCGTGAGGCCAGGGCGCAGGCGGGCGTGATTACTCTGGCGGTCAGCGAGCAGGCCAGACCCCACGGCCTGATTTATCCGCCAGATCCGGCCAGTTTCCGCACCAGCACCATCGGCGGTAACCTCGGCGAAAACGCGGGCGGGCCGATGTGCTTCAAGTACGGCGTCAGCGGCGATTATGTGAGGGCGCTGGAATTTGTGGACGTGGACGGCGGCGTGCACGAACTCAGGCGCGACGCTTTTGATCTGGCGGGCCTGCTGATCGGCTCGGAGGGCACGCTGGGCCTGATCACCGAGGCCACTCTGCGTCTGACCCCGCCGCCCAGATTCACCCGCACCCTGATGAGCCACTTTGCCGAGGTCGGGCAGGCTGCCGAAGCGGTGTCGCAGGCGATTGCAGCGGGCGCAGTTCCGGCCAAGCTGGAATTTATGGACCGGGCTTGCACCAACGCCGTGGAAGACTACCTGCAAATCGGCTTGCCCCGTGAAGCCGAGGCGGTGCTGCTGGTCGACACCGACGGCGACGACCTGGCAACGGTGGAAGAGGAACTGGCGCTGGTAGAAGCCGCCTGCCAGGATCATGGCGGAACCGTGCGCCGCGCCGCCGACGACACCGAGAGCGCCGCACTCTGGCGGGCCAGACGCAGCATCAGCCCAGCATTGGGCCGCATCCGTCCACAGCGCATGAACGAGGACATCGTGGTGCCGCGAAGCGTGCTGGCCGAGGTGGTGCGCGAAATCCGGGCATTGGGCGAAGCGTCGGGCTTTCGTCTGGTGCAGTTCGGGCACATCGGCGACGGCAATCTGCACCCCAACATCTTGTTCGATCCGCGCACCGAGAGCAGCGAGAAAGTGCATGAGCTGGCCTATCAGGTGGCGCAGGTCGCCATCCGGCACGGCGGCGTGCTGAGCGGCGAACACGGCATCGGCGCCATGAAACGCGATTTTATGCGCGACGCGGTGGACGCGGTGACGCTGGAAGCCTTGTGGGACGTGAAGCGGGCGCTCGACCCTGAGGGAATGCTGAATCCGGGGAAGATACTGCCCTGA
- a CDS encoding type IV pilus twitching motility protein PilT produces the protein MEALSQDVLHELLTLIVKAGASDVHFRAGSPASGRVCGELRRFGAERLSAEQMEQFTRLMLPRADQWSEFTVRRDADFAYSVPGLARFRVNAYYQRGSIGMIMRVIEDKPIPTFEQLGLPQTTFESLVAHERGLILVTGPTGSGKTTTLASMIDHINAHEPVNILTLEDPIEILHPDKRASVSQRELGSDTLSFAAGLRASMRQDPDVILIGEMRDKETVEAALSAAQTGHLVFSTLHTMDAMRTVTRIIDFFAPHERHQIRQGLSESLVGVVSQRLLTKVGGGRVLGLEVMLGTSTIRECLKQEDKFEEIKQAVEEGSLHGMQTFDQHLVELVRLGQLSREDALQAATRPHEVKIKLMQISYASAQATRPIEVAAS, from the coding sequence ATGGAAGCGCTTTCTCAAGACGTGTTGCACGAACTTCTCACCCTCATCGTCAAAGCCGGAGCCAGCGATGTTCACTTTCGGGCGGGCAGCCCAGCCAGCGGGCGCGTCTGCGGAGAGCTGCGCCGCTTCGGGGCCGAGCGCCTGAGCGCCGAACAAATGGAGCAGTTTACCCGCCTGATGCTGCCCCGCGCCGATCAATGGAGCGAATTCACTGTGCGGCGCGACGCTGACTTTGCTTACAGCGTGCCGGGCCTGGCCCGCTTTAGGGTCAACGCTTATTATCAGCGCGGCTCCATCGGCATGATTATGCGGGTTATCGAAGACAAACCGATTCCTACCTTCGAGCAGCTCGGCCTGCCGCAAACCACCTTCGAGTCGCTGGTGGCCCACGAGCGCGGCCTGATTTTGGTGACTGGCCCCACCGGAAGCGGCAAAACCACCACCCTGGCCTCGATGATCGATCACATCAACGCCCACGAGCCAGTCAACATCTTGACGCTCGAAGATCCGATTGAGATCTTGCACCCGGATAAGCGGGCCAGCGTTTCTCAGCGCGAACTCGGCAGCGACACCCTCTCGTTCGCGGCGGGCCTGCGGGCCTCGATGCGCCAAGACCCCGACGTGATCTTGATCGGTGAAATGCGCGACAAGGAGACGGTCGAAGCGGCCCTCTCGGCAGCGCAAACCGGCCATCTGGTGTTCAGCACCCTGCACACCATGGACGCCATGCGGACGGTGACGCGCATCATCGATTTTTTTGCGCCGCACGAGCGCCACCAGATTCGGCAGGGCCTGTCCGAGAGCTTGGTGGGCGTGGTCAGCCAGCGCTTGCTGACCAAAGTCGGCGGCGGGCGGGTGCTGGGATTAGAAGTGATGCTCGGCACGTCCACCATCCGTGAGTGCCTCAAGCAGGAAGACAAATTCGAGGAAATTAAGCAGGCCGTCGAGGAAGGCTCGCTGCACGGGATGCAGACCTTCGATCAGCATCTGGTGGAACTGGTGCGCTTGGGCCAGCTCAGCCGCGAGGACGCCTTGCAAGCCGCCACCCGCCCCCACGAAGTCAAGATCAAATTGATGCAGATCAGTTATGCTTCGGCGCAGGCTACGCGGCCCATCGAAGTGGCGGCGAGTTAA
- a CDS encoding DUF2726 domain-containing protein — translation MEFLALLLLAAVIWFVAWFRRKAARKPQPRKRLRSAPSGKVAAVRTTAGGTTAEGSQIPASFPVQAKQYFFSRSEGQFYETLLEALQGGPYIAFPNVRLNDLMMIKASGGERQAVLGRLRDKHVDFLIVARAQYRPVLGIELDGASHENDQQQYRDAVKDTLFASARLPLLRLDARRLYRPAELSKLLKSALT, via the coding sequence ATGGAATTTCTTGCCTTGCTGCTGTTGGCAGCCGTGATCTGGTTTGTTGCCTGGTTCCGGCGCAAAGCGGCCCGCAAGCCTCAGCCGCGCAAACGTCTCCGGTCAGCGCCCTCCGGCAAAGTTGCCGCAGTGAGAACCACAGCCGGAGGAACCACAGCCGAGGGGAGTCAAATCCCAGCCAGCTTCCCCGTTCAGGCCAAGCAGTATTTTTTCAGCCGCAGCGAAGGCCAGTTTTACGAAACCTTGCTGGAAGCCTTGCAAGGCGGCCCCTACATCGCTTTTCCCAATGTGCGCCTCAACGACCTGATGATGATCAAAGCCAGCGGCGGCGAGCGCCAAGCCGTGCTGGGCCGCCTGCGAGACAAGCACGTTGACTTTTTGATCGTGGCCCGCGCTCAGTACAGGCCGGTGCTGGGCATCGAGCTCGACGGCGCGTCGCACGAAAACGACCAGCAGCAGTACCGCGACGCCGTCAAGGACACCTTGTTCGCCAGTGCGCGGTTGCCGCTTTTGCGGCTCGACGCCCGCCGACTCTACCGCCCCGCCGAGTTGAGCAAGCTGCTTAAGTCTGCGCTTACATGA
- a CDS encoding SAM-dependent methyltransferase has product MSKRRTAALTAAALTAAAVVAARRRPAATAGQVRDAALNLLGAGLPTRRRFSITLWDGTTLPATAGEDAKLILNSPKTLGRMLRLPLDVALGEAYIRGDFDIEGDFSAVVELADTFDAAPGWAAVPAMLRDYETLRRGAGAPPPAPKASLEGETHSRERDKAAIAHHYDVSNDFYKLWLDSRMVYSCGYFPNGDETLDEGQAAKLELICRKLRLKPGEKLLDIGCGWGGLAIYAAQHYGVSVTGVTLSEAQLQEGQARVTAAGLDHLVSLELRDYRDVQGPFDKISSIGMAEHVGRKNMAEYFATAMRVLRPGGLMLNHAISSGLGQAKVSNLLQSGNFARRYVFPDGELLPIWETQKFAEEALFEVRDVENLRDHYAQTTRHWAKNLEAHEAEALAHLGEERYRLWRIYLNACVYYFSAGHLSIFQTLLAKPDAGRRVELPRSRADLYQ; this is encoded by the coding sequence ATGTCTAAACGTCGTACCGCAGCCCTCACCGCCGCAGCGCTCACCGCTGCTGCCGTAGTTGCCGCCCGCCGCCGCCCCGCCGCCACCGCTGGGCAAGTCCGCGACGCCGCGCTGAATTTGCTTGGGGCCGGTCTGCCCACGCGCCGCCGCTTTTCCATCACGCTGTGGGACGGCACCACTTTGCCCGCCACCGCAGGAGAAGACGCCAAACTCATCCTCAACAGCCCCAAGACGCTGGGCCGAATGCTGCGGCTGCCCCTCGATGTGGCGCTGGGCGAAGCCTACATTCGGGGCGACTTTGACATCGAGGGCGATTTCTCGGCGGTGGTGGAACTGGCCGACACCTTCGACGCCGCGCCGGGCTGGGCCGCCGTGCCCGCCATGCTGCGCGACTACGAAACGCTGCGCCGGGGAGCCGGAGCGCCGCCGCCCGCGCCCAAAGCCAGCCTGGAAGGCGAAACTCACAGCCGTGAGCGCGACAAGGCCGCCATTGCCCACCACTACGACGTGTCCAACGACTTTTACAAACTGTGGCTGGACTCGCGGATGGTCTATTCGTGCGGCTATTTTCCCAATGGTGACGAAACGCTGGACGAAGGCCAGGCTGCCAAACTGGAACTGATCTGCCGCAAGCTGAGGCTCAAACCTGGCGAAAAGCTGCTGGACATCGGCTGCGGTTGGGGCGGATTAGCCATCTACGCCGCGCAACACTACGGCGTCTCGGTCACGGGCGTCACGCTGTCCGAGGCGCAGTTGCAGGAAGGCCAGGCGCGGGTCACGGCTGCCGGGCTGGATCACCTGGTGAGCCTGGAGCTGCGCGATTACCGCGACGTGCAGGGGCCGTTCGATAAGATCAGCAGCATCGGCATGGCCGAGCACGTGGGCCGCAAAAATATGGCTGAATATTTTGCCACCGCCATGCGTGTGCTGCGCCCCGGTGGGCTGATGCTCAACCATGCCATCTCGTCGGGGCTGGGGCAGGCCAAGGTGTCGAACTTGCTGCAATCCGGCAATTTTGCCCGCCGCTACGTGTTCCCAGACGGTGAACTGCTGCCGATCTGGGAAACCCAGAAGTTTGCCGAGGAAGCGCTGTTTGAAGTGCGCGACGTGGAAAACCTGCGCGACCACTACGCTCAGACCACCCGGCATTGGGCCAAAAATCTGGAGGCCCACGAAGCCGAAGCGCTGGCCCATCTGGGTGAGGAGCGCTACCGCCTGTGGCGCATTTACCTGAACGCCTGCGTGTATTACTTCAGCGCCGGACACCTCTCCATTTTCCAAACCCTGCTGGCCAAGCCGGACGCCGGACGGCGGGTGGAACTGCCGAGAAGCCGGGCGGATTTGTACCAGTAA